A part of Neovison vison isolate M4711 chromosome 8, ASM_NN_V1, whole genome shotgun sequence genomic DNA contains:
- the LOC122915257 gene encoding small nuclear ribonucleoprotein E-like yields the protein MAYRGQGQKVQKVMFQPINLIFRYLQNRSRIQVWLYEQVNMRIEGCIIGFDGYMNLVLDDAEEIHSKTKLRKQLGQIMLKGDNITLLQSVSN from the coding sequence ATGGCATACCGTGGCCAGGGCCAAAAAGTGCAGAAGGTGATGTTTCAGCCCATCAACCTCATCTTCAGATACTTGCAGAATAGATCTCGAATTCAGGTGTGGCTTTATGAGCAAGTGAACATGCGGATAGAGGGCTGTATCATTGGTTTCGATGGGTACATGAACCTCGTATTAGATGATGCTGAAGAGATTCATTCTAAAACAAAGTTAAGAAAACAACTGGGTCAGATCATGCTAAAAGGAGATAATATTACGCTGCTCCAAAGTGTCTCCAACTAG